One genomic region from Colletotrichum lupini chromosome 7, complete sequence encodes:
- a CDS encoding glycosyl hydrolase family 28, with translation MRGLAVFASLAARLVLGLETTRFSAATLLAESDADIPSASDWAERAEKEGRSLCILEPDANGGDDAPALLSALNDKCRTKSIIVLDGPVYNIKSPMVTTSLDDVVIDQRGRLLWSNDTTYWLTVSMPVGFQNQSTVWHFGGDGVVWEGHGVGTLDGNGQVWYDLNAGGSNMPHRPMNINFRDFSNSTVKGLRSVQSQMWTIVGIPITG, from the coding sequence ATGCGTGGCTTGGCAGTCTTCGCATCGTTAGCCGCAAGGCTAGTCCTCGGGCTCGAGACCACTCGGTTCTCGGCGGCCACCCTGCTGGCTGAATCTGACGCAGATATCCCGAGTGCCAGTGACTGGGCGGAGAGGGCGGAGAAGGAAGGTCGGAGCCTCTGCATACTCGAGCCGGACGCTAACGGCGGGGACGACGCGCCGGCACTGCTGAGCGCGCTCAACGACAAGTGCCGCACCAAGAGCATCATTGTGCTTGATGGACCAGTGTACAACATCAAGTCGCCGATGGTCACCACCAGCCTAGACGATGTTGTAATTGATCAGCGTGGCAGACTACTCTGGAGCAATGACACCACGTACTGGCTCACGGTCTCGATGCCTGTGGGCTTCCAGAACCAGAGCACGGTATGGCACTTTGGAGGTGATGGCGTGGTTTGGGAAGGCCACGGAGTCGGAACGCTCGACGGCAATGGCCAGGTCTGGTATGACCTCAATGCCGGCGGATCCAACATGCCTCATCGGCCGATGAACATCAACTTTCGAGACTTCTCGAATTCGACTGTCAAAGGTCTCCGATCCGTGCAGAGCCAAATGTGGACgattgttggtatccctattacagggtag
- a CDS encoding sodium/hydrogen exchanger family protein gives MPTFDPSELNVVLAVFGAFIILFGIISVKIKNVWYLGEALPAVVLGICLGPIAARFIDSERWGSAVEGQTQDITLGLTRVMIGIQLVMAGYQLPAKYQKTKWKEMAILMLPIMTLMWLATTGCILATIPKLTFLGAGVIAACVTSTDPVLSQAVAKGPFADKFVRRSLREIISSESGANDGFGFPILMLTTYVIRHAEGSEVHADGSTLHAVSRTLLPRAGDVARQGGGVGVALLNWLLETWLYFVLMSIAYGIIMGTLIRLALKYSVRKKWIDSESYVLVPTAIGLFMMGTSGAIGTDDLLSCFVAGSALNWDGEYLAEAQKRHDEVNASIDVLLNFGGFIYLGTIIPWSDFSSDITGISLGRLFALGALVLVFRRIPAVLLTYKLMPNTIIDWKEALFMGYFGPIGVGAAFYVEHARHLFPKLAEAEGDSEVVDMLRAIGPVVYWLALFSIIVHGISIPILNVIYRFMGVQPVQDDAVAIRRRSVRVPPPSNAVEGDKETFIAFNRFSRPNLSQETLPHMGDDDSSVGDQKVLYPDLESGLQEARQNAGLSPRRSFNLPRPNAPRSLSLPRTSLSQLKWDQPHVTQG, from the exons ATGCCCACCTTTGATCCCAGCGAATTAAATGTCGTTCTCGCTGTCTTTG GCGCGTTCATCATTCTATTTGGTATCATATCCGTCAAGATCAAAAATGTGTGGTACTTAGGCGAGGCCT TACCGGCCGTAGTGTTGGGCATATGCCTGGGCCCTATAGCTGCTAGGTTCATCGACAGCGAGAGGTGGGGGTCAGCTGTTGAGGGGCAGACCCAAGATATCACTCTT GGGCTCACAAGAGTGATGATTGGCATTCAGCTGGTCATGGCTGGCTATCAACTCCCAGCAAAGTACCAAAAGACTAAATGGAAGGAGATGGCAATCTTAATGTTACCCATCATGACACTGATGTGGTTAGCGACGACAGGCTGCATCCTGGCAACCATTCCCAAGTTGACATTTCTGGGTGCTGGGGTCATCGCTGCCTGCGTGACCTCGACGGATCCAGTCCTGTCACAAGCCGTTGCCAAGGGGCCTTTCGCCGATAAGTTCGTTCGGCGCTCTTTGCGTGAAATCATCTCTTCCGAGAGTGGCGCAAATGACGGCTTCGGCTTCCCCATATTGATGCTGACGACGTATGTCATCCGGCACGCGGAGGGATCTGAAGTGCACGCGGATGGCTCGACATTGCACGCAGTCAGTCGTACGCTTCTTCCGAGAGCCGGTGACGTCGCCCGCCAAGGCGGAGGCGTTGGTGTTGCTTTGCTGAATTGGCTGCTGGAGACATGGCTTTACTTTGTGCTCATGAGTATAGCCTACGGAATCATTATGGGAACTCTGATCAGGCTTGCACTGAAGTATTCTGTCAGAAA AAAGTGGATCGATTCCGAAAGCTACGTCCTGGTGCCCACAGCGATTGGT CTCTTCATGATGGGCACTTCAGGAGCCATCGGAACTGACGATTTGCTATCTTGCTTCGTCGCTGGCAGTGCGCTCAACTGGGACGGCGAGTACCTTGCAGAGGCACAGAAGCGGCACGACGAAGTCAACGCCAGCATCGACGTTCTTCTCAACTTTGGCGGCTTCATATATCTCGGGACCATCATCCCGTGGAGTGACTTCAGCTCTGACATCACCGGAATCAGTCTCGGCCGACTCTTTGCCCTCGGCGCACTTGTTCTTGTATTCCGTCGCATCCCCGCCGTGCTTCTCACGTACAAGCTCATGCCGAACACTATCATAGACTGGAAAGAAGCCTTATTTATGGGCTACTTTGGCCCTATTGGCGTTGGTGCTGCCTTCTATGTCGAGCATGCGCGTCACCTCTTCCCTAAACTTGCTGAGGCCGAGGGCGACAGTGAGGTAGTTGACATGCTTCGGGCTATTGGTCCCGTCGTGTATTGGCTTGCACTCTTCTCGATTATAGTCCACGGAATCTCTATCCCTATCCTCAATGTCATATATAGATTCATGGGCGTTCAACCAGTTCAGGATGATGCCGTGGCAATTCGACGCCGATCTGTTCGCGTCCCTCCTCCATCGAACGCGGTTGAGGGCGACAAGGAGACGTTCATTGCCTTCAACCGTTTCTCTCGGCCTAACTTGTCGCAGGAAACACTGCCGCATATGGGGGATGACGACTCATCTGTGGGAGATCAAAAGGTTTTGTACCCAGACCTCGAGTCCGGCCTCCAGGAAGCTAGGCAAAATGCAGGGTTATCACCACGGAGAAGCTTCAATCTCCCACGCCCGAATGCACCTCGCAGCTTGAGTCTACCCCGGACAAGTTTGAGTCAACTGAAATGGGATCAACCGCATGTCACACAGGGATAG